GGACAGCCTGTACCTGGACGAGGAGAACCTGTCCCTGACAGAGACTAACCTGAGTGGCCCCTTCGCTGGCTTCGACGTGTTCGAGGAGGAGGAGCTCCCTTACCACGGCGCCGAGCTTGGCCGCTTCCACGCGTGGTACACGAGCCATCTGCACGGCTACCTGAGCATGACTGTGTGCGTGTTCGGCATCCTCGCCAATGTACTTAACATCATCGTGCTCACGCAACGCAACATGGTATCGCCAACGAACGGCATCTTGACGGGGCTCGCCGTGGCCGACATGCTGGTGATCGCCACTTACTTGCCGTACACCATCACGACGCACGTGATGCCGCCTGCGCGCACGCAGAGCTTCGGCACGGCAGTCTTCATTCTTGTGCACGCACATGTGAGCGTCGTCTTCCACACAGTGTCTACGTGGTTGACCGTGACGTTGGCCGTGTGGCGTTTCCTGGCCGTCAGCTTCCCGGCCTCTAGCAAGGAGTGGTGCAGTATGCAGCGTGCCCGCTGGGCTATCGTCAGCGTGTACGTGTCGTGCGCGCTTTGCTGCTTGCCGGTGTACCTTTCATTCACGGTGCACCAGGCGGGCACGCCCCAGGAACCCTCGTACAAGGTCGACTTCAGCAACATCACACGCGCCAACGGCGCCTTTTTGCAAAATCTAAACTTCTGGACCTACTCGGTCCTGATGAAGCTTGTGCCGTGCGTGGCCCTAACAGGCCTCAGCCTCGGGCTGCTGCGCGTGCTGTACGAAGCCAAGGCGCGGAAGCGACGCCTGCGGCGAGGGGCCAGTGGACACAGCGGCCATGGAGGTAGCAGCGAAGAGGCCCGAGACCGCACCACACGCATGCTGCTCGCCGTCCTGCTGCTCTTCCTGGTCACCGAATTCCCGTCCGGCATAGCTGCCCTTCTGAGCGGCATCCTCGGCGACGACTTCTTCCTGCACGTCTACATGAACTTCGGCGAGGTTATGGATATCTTGGCGCTGGTAAACAGTGCCGTCAACTTCATTCTATACTGCTCCATGAGTAGGCAGTTCCGCAAGGCTTTCGCCGCTCTCTTCACGCCTCGCATCATGGCCAAGTGGTTCCCCCTGACGTCCGAACCACCGAACAGTACCTACGCCACCACTTGTGTCTAGACCAGGCTGTACGCGCACGCTGGCACAGCGGTTGCTGGAGCTCCATGAGAGTGCGAGTGAACAAATACTGCTTCATCAGCGTGGTGTCTCGTTTTGGTTACGTGTTCTGGTATAACATGCTGATCTCATCGTTCATCTTACGTCTTAAGTTAACCTCTGGCTCATTTTTGCCTGCTCTTCCACCACATTGTTCATTTTATCATCAGCGTACGTCACAAGGTACTGAGACGACAGACTGTCCGGAGTGCATATTTAGCTGAGACTGTTGTTTATGAGAGGCCATGTCTGAGCTGGGCAGCAGAACAGGGAAAACTTTGCGAAGATAGAGGCAGGAGTCCACGTTGGCTTTGAAGAATTGCACTGAACAGGCTTCACTCCAGCTGCTTCTTGTTCTCCATACCAATGCTGCAGCTGAAAGCCTAATTAAAGATTATACTGTGCAAGTAAAATGAAGTGCCAAGGAGTAAATCACGTATGCCTTATGAGCGTACTCCGTGATGGACTGTATTATAGAATATATAGTCGTAGTATATATATTATCTTACTCATCCAGCACGATACAGGAAGGCAGTGGCCACTTGTGCCCACAGCAAAACtgccagaagaaaagaaaaggaacaggGGAATTCAAGGCGAATTTGCTGCGCGGGGAAGCAAACAACGTGTTTTAGTGTACAATGAAAACGCAGAACAATACTCTTGGCTGAGGCATAATTCTAGGTTGCGTAACCTTGGGctgcagtttcattaaaaaagcAGTGACAAGCGCCTAGTTGAACTCCAGTTAGCAAAGGGAACTAATTCGCCCGCTCTCCCTCGAAGTCCAGTGTGTATCCATTTTTCTTAGCTTTGTTTTGTGTCCACATATTTGAAATGTATGAAAGGAGCAAACGGAGATTAGAAATATTGTTTCGGACACATTGTTGGCTCAGACCTTTGCGGCTTTCGGAATATTACCGCATCTGACGGCGGGGTTAATGTGACGCCCTCCACAGTTCGTGAAAGACGTCACTGAGGGCAGTGTGAGTTGTGTATACGTTCTTCCCTAGTGTTGTTCCCGAACTGTTATTCAAGAGACGATCGAGGAGGCATAGACGATGCCCCTGAAGTTTGTTCAAGATAACATTTATTTTGATTGCTTCGTGTGCGGTCATCCTGACCATAGTAGCTTGCGCATGTCTGAGCACCTACAGCCTCAATGCACCGAGGTATCCGGCTCGGCGAAGAGAGCTGTACGTGCCACTAGATCACTGTGGTAGCTTACTCAATACCTTGTAGTTAGAAGGGCCTTCAACGGCTTTTATTCGCGGAGAGCAGAAAATAGGCGGGTGCTTACCGTGCGCTCCGAGATCATTCCTTTCACTATCGGTCATTCGGCAACGCCAAATGGTGCACGAGCACTCTTGTTGTGGCCGGAACGGTGCACAGGGGTCCTCATACCATGATGGACATTAGGCTGCTAACTACGAATTCTGCCGCTACACAAAATCAATTTTCAAAATAGCACACCTGCATACATGCCTTGCGGCTTTCTCAGTCGTGAATGCTAAGCCGTATTTATACCATATACTCGTATATCACAGTTACGAGGTACGTCTTTTGCATGATGAAACACACTCTTTCTATTGGTATTACTGCTGTGAGCTATGGGCTTCCAAAAGGCGCAGAGAGATTGCACTTTGACTAGTTAATGGGTAGAGCTGTTCAAATGCACAAGCACAAATTGAAGTTATAATTCGTGTCCAATCGGGCACCTGGCCGTACCTCTTATTTGTGATGTGTGAACATTTTTCCCCCTTTTCTAGGAGAAGATGTCCTGTTTAAGAAACAAACTGCACGCCCCGTAACACGTAAAAACGCGCACAAATGCATTAAGTGGTGCAGTCTTCCGATTTCAGCAGCGCTTCTGTAGAACCTAAGCGGAACGCTGTATTGTTTAGTGCAGCAGCGTTAAGATAAAACAGGGGGATACCTAAGCACACCCGCAAGTAATTCAAATGCGATTTTCCAGTTAGCCCCTGCTTATAAGTGCTAACGTGCATGTATGTTCCGGTGTTCACCTGTTACGTCTTCACATTGGAGACGTAGAAACTATAATGAATCGTattttgagtgtgtgtgtgtgtgtgtgtgtgtgtgtgtgtgtgtgtgtgtgtgtgtgtgtgtgtgtgtgtgtgtgtgtgtgtgtgtgtgtgtgtgtgtgtgtgtgtgtgcgtgcgtgcgtgcgtgcgtgcgtgcgtgcgtgtgtgcgtgcgtgcagtTAACATTTTTTAACACATCGCACTGAAGGCAAAAATAAATCAGCCAGTTAAATTGGCGTTCCATGCTCGCAAGTTCAGTGAGGAAGGCTGGCCCACTTTAATAATTCACAAAAAGAAATCGACAACACAGCTGATTTCCTCTACAAAGCATAAATGAGAAATTTGCTGCAATTGGCCGGCGCAATTAAATCCCGCGACAAAGCTGTATGTAAGGAGCATTGCTATGACGGCGAGAAGGGCCTGAGCGTAGAACCTTGGGACCCTCTTCGCGGGGTGCTGTCCTGGGCGTGCATGGCTGTTAAACAGGCCACCTTAATCCGCCATGTTGGCTCTTTGACAGGCTGTGAAAAAGAAACattcttttcttaatttcatgACAGGAAACTTCAACTGCAAAATTATTTTCTGCGCATTTGTCAAAAGGATAAAACGTGACGTAAAGCGgcagaattttttttcaaagGAAGGATCTCCGTGCTGCCTGGCAGCAACAACGCATTGTATGCGTTAAGAAAAGAAAGCGGAAGGTCGCAGTGGAATCCACTGCGGTAGATTTGcattttcgcattttttttttagattctgaCATAGCCGCCATGTCAGCATTCCGATTGGTTGAAGAAATATTACATGAGTTAAGCGTCATCTGTGATGTGGCGTACGTTCCGTGATCGCACGCTAAGCCGCAATATGCAAATTTCCCACCCCGCCATAATTTGGGATGCAACATGCGTGGAGAGGCAAGTGTAGCGGCCCGTTATTGCGGTGAAATCCTATGTAACAAGTCCTGACctgtttccttcttttctttctctttttgttttcaagatTAATGCTCAAACTGTTCACATCACTCACAGGACGTGTAGACATTTCTGTTTTAGGCAGTCCCTTTTATTAAGAGACGCCTTTACCCGATGTACTAATGGTTGAACGTTACAAACCAATTGTGATTTTTCACACTTTCGGTGGCTGTCTTTATATTTTAGTCAATATTAATTACTTAGATCGGAAGCTGCAACTAAGGCGGCCTTTTTCATTACCGGAAGGATATGCGAAAGGCGGAGCCTAGGAAGTTTAACCGTGTCATACGCCTAAGTAGCGAACTGAACGAAAGAGGAAAGCGAGGCAACATGGGCCACGCAAGCCTTTGGAGCAAGCATCGCAAGGTGCAATTTGCCGGCTTTGCAGCAACTTGTGTTTATTTCATCCCATGAGTCACGATAGCGCTTGGGCAGAACGCGAGCGTTGCAGCTTTCGTTGATCGCACACAGCGTCGCGAGCTGGCTGCGCCCGGTCGCGAGGGCTCAAGCTGTTCGTCAGAGCTACGCGTGCCCCCTCGTCTCGGAGGGCGACAGCTCACATAAAGTAGGCGATGAACAGTATAAGCATTTTCCAGGAACGAATCTTAAACATAGAGCAGTCGGCCCTTTTGGTTACTGATCAGTGAAACTGTCCTGCTTTATCGAGAGCTTAAAGATCAGTACTTCAATGGAAGTTTATTAGGCAAAATGCTAAGAATACCTAACATGAGCCAGTTGCAATAGTGAATCCATGGTAAATAATCAGCACCAAAAGTGACAGTAACCACAAAGCCTCTGAAAAGAGACGTTTTCCCTGTTTTCCAACAAATCCTTACTTGAATCATGCATACATTGTATACATTAAATATATAGAAAGGTAAAAGCATTCGACAACCAAATAAATGAAAAGCAACAAAACAAGATATGTGTCGGCACGTGTAGCAGGGATATGGCACACACAGTCACGCATCGTTATCCAGACAAAAGCCAGCTCCTTCTCGGAACCTTCCCTTGCTTTTGCCTATTCAACGTATGTGTGTATGATTGAATTACAGCGCCATTATGTACGCGCCGCTCCTACGACACGTTTCGATAAAAAATGGTAGCGTGTCCAAAATAGAGCCCCTGGTCTCGAAATAGCTGCAGTGAACCACGGGCTCGCCAGTCAGCGAAAGCAGCTGTCATCGTCTGTCCGTCTGCAGCCCTGTGCGCCGTTGCGGCCGAGCGGTCCGCGTATAGGGATAGCCTGTACCGCTTAGGGCGCCCGCTTATTGCTTATCATCGTTGTTATTGTGGTTGTTGTTGCTTGTCCAAAGCGTCGTGGACACTCGTGCGTTACTTGTTCGTCGTCACGAGCCCCCTCCTGCGAGGGGAGCGAAAGCGTTCGTTGTACCTGTCGCGGAAGCCGCGCCGAGCCCCCTACCCATGGCTGGTCGCCGGCCGGCGCCGCACAAAAGACCGCGCTCGAAAGGGCGTCCCCCACACGAGGCCGCCTTCACCGCTGCACCCCCCCCCTACTCTTCCTAGTATTTTCTGCTGCGTCGTACCGCGTCCATCCATCCCTATCCTTCATCGCATGAGGCGCTGGGGGCCTCGAGCAAGCGACGCAGCGGGCGACACCGATGCCGAAAAGGCTTGCTACTGCCGCTGACACACCATGCGCGTGGCCGCCAAGCGTTCCCTCGATTGGCGTGTTCATGGACGGAATACAGGGCAAAGCAAACACTGCGCTCCTTATTCTTTGATTTAGTGGCCTTGGTTCAAGTAGGCCATGTCATTACGACGGAAGGACAGCCCTCTTGACATTTATTCACTATCTTTTTCTGGTGTCggtatttgtttttgtttctttttccctgAAAAGCCAAAACCCATGTTCAACTAAATTCTTCACGAAAGGGTACTAtgtgataaaaataaaaaaagcaaaaaaaaagtaagcgaaCGAATTTTCTGAAATTGCAGTTACCTTAATTTTTTTCTCAGTGCTGACCCTCGTACACACAGAGCGCAGCGCTTCGACATCTTTGTTTCTTTGCGAACTTAAATGAAGAGCGAAGAAAAGACAGGCGTGGCTTGTTTCGGTGTTCTGCTTTGAACAGAAACAAAGAACTTAAGTAAGATTGCACGTTCCCCGGCAACAATGAGGGGCTCATAGATCAACTCTGGGCTTCTCATGTGCGCCGCTTCTGTGGTTTTGTAGAACAGCTCCAGTACAATTTGTTTCTGTTTCGATAAGTATCAGTGTTCCTGTACTGTGCGCCAAGTGAAAAATAAAGGCAAGGATCCCAAATGCTCGTATTTCTGCAAAACATAGGCTGAGAGCACGTACCAAAAATAATAGGTGTGAAAAGCTATGCAGGAAAGCTCCGACTTGCGTGCACTTGGGAGCATCCGATCACGGGACACACCATCAGGACAAATACAATGGCTTACGGCGGTGGGCGGTAAAGGACGCGCCCATTCCATTTTGTTTGCTTATGCATTGAGTATATATTTCAGTGCAGTGTTGCTTTTGTGCAGCAGAAGACATGTCTTTTTTTGCCGCATAGGGATTTCCATTTCTTTTCGCTTAGTATTCTTTGTTAGAGCAGCTACTATCCAttatctcgttttgttctcgcgccAAGCTCGTGCGCTTCTGTCCGCTGCTCACTGCTGCATAGCGGTTTCTCATTCAGACTCATTCGGGCACAACCACAATAATTTAGCAAGCTCGTAAATGTCGCCGCTGGTTGTGAGTTCAACAGCGCTTATGTCCGCAATCGTCTGGATCTCTAGCCCATCCTGCCTTTTGTAAAGCTTGTCCTACATTTGTCACGGACTTAACCACTCCCTttaacactgtttttttttcgacTGGTGAGCCATTATACGCTAATCGTGTTAGTACACCGCCAGCCAGTTATTCTATATAAGAAGTCATATGTTTTCGCTAAATACGGTTTGTTCCTGTCTGTTCTGCGCGCTTTCGCTGTGCAGGTAGAGACATCTGCGCGCGGCAATAGTTTACACCTCTGTTCTTTATCCGAATACCGATCGtgaaaaacatatatatatttttggcAAAAGAAAAAATCTCATAATGGTGATACGATATCGAAGGATTATTCACCTTTGCTGATTGCAGAGCTTTAAGAAAGGGCTCAATACAGGGTGtagtgtgtttgtttgtttgtttgtttgtttgtttgtttgtttgtttgtttgtttctgtagTCTTTATGATCTAACCAGATCatacagcattttttttaattgcctgtggtagatagTGTAATTTTAGTCACTAAGCAGGATTACTTGTACGAGAAATCTATATGTATATTCGACTAATTAACGAATATGCTCTAATTAAGTTCTAATTTTAAACATTTACGACGTTTATTACAATGTGCGAATATTAGCTGGTGAGCTTGCAAAGCATAACCACTTGGAGCGAATACAAAGATGGCATcggtttggagatatgcgccgttGAATTAGCGGAAAATACACAGTGTTCTTCCACTTACTTTCCTAATAAAATTTACTCTTATGCATTAAAACACCAAATTAACTGGGGCGCCCATGTACTTCGTTGCCAAGTTCGAAAAGTAATATCTGGAAACTGGTATCATACTaaaaattcgttccaaatggatacgCCTTGCTGACTCGCCAGCTGCAtttcgtaaatttcaatatgtgccgtGAAGTATTCAATTAAAAAGTTCATTAATGATTATTCTCTTATTAGTTTGCATTTTGATTTGCGTTTTGATTTGCATCTTGATATAAAAAACAGCACCCGCTATAAGGTGAtcaaaattaagctttacagATTTCTTTGAAAAGATGCGCGGAAACGTACGTGAAATCCACCTCTGCACAAAGTTATGGGGCCAGAAAGACAAAATGAGAGACGGTAATTGTCATCGTCAGCCACCTAATTAACCACAATCGATTATTGAACTTCTTAGTGACTGCAGTAATCGGGCATGTTTCTATTGGAAACTTGATGTAATCGTATTCCTACGCAATTGCATTTGGTACATTTCTTCTAGCATGTCCGCGTACTGAGATATACGCCTGCAAATTTTCAACTGCGTATGCATTCAGAATCACAATcagaatttattattagaagttgagtcacattacaagtatttagtatgcagaaGGAGATCCCACAGTCAATAGACtttatcgggacctcctgtacaagaacagCCATTATAGTTACCATCTCAAATCAATAGTAGCATATAATAAGGAAGTATACCGTGAATAGACCATGAGGGTCGGCGCGAAGCTCGTCCCTGAGTGACGCGGCGGTTGCGTCACACTCTGGGCGCATAACTTATCCCCTGGCCACATATGGATGCTTTTAGTTCTATATGAAGAAAGTTGTAATGCTTAATTTTGATCAGACTGCACCTGTCCCTTCAGATGATTAAAAACGCGCTATGTTAGCCataatatacgagggcgaatcaggcAGTCATTGCCcgtattttttattagccaaaataaggtgcaTACAGTTAACTGCATTCAAATACACGTaatattctacgtaccttacgctATTTTTCCACGTGGTCCCCACACAGgctcagacatttgtcccatggCAGCACTACATTTGAGATTCGCCTGcggtagaattcgtccggctgatTGTGGAAGCACTGTCGGACGGCTGTCTTGGCTTTATGGTTGCACGTCAGCCGCCGTCCTTccaggaacttcttcagcggaccgaAAACGAGGATATCCCCAGGGGCGAGGTCCGGACTGAATGGTGGGTCGTGCAGACCCTCCCAATTAAATGACCGGAATCTGTCGGCGGTCCTGATTGACACATGTGGCCTCCTATTGTCGCGGAGGATAAGCGCATTGTCCACATCAATAATCCCTCGGCGTTTTCACCTGATAGCAACCAGAAGACTTGACAGTGTGGAAAATTAATTGTCGGCATTGATGATTGCACCTTGAGGCATGAAATCTAGCAGGACCAGTCCTCGGTGATCCCGTACGCCATGGACGTGTGAAGTACaaccgccgtcttcaacaactgacagcaacgccgtgccgcggagctaccggcagataaggccgggccggtccaagaaaagGCCACCACTGGGAacggatatgttgacttcgcatttacagccttaatttggcaaaaaaaattaaaggcaaggactttctgattcaccTTCGTAGCGTGAAACTCGGAATGTGCACTTAACGAACATTTCGTGAAAGTTAAACGACGGCAAGCAAAAGCATCGCGTAGCGAACTAATTTCCTGGTGGGATCACAAACTAATAAATTCTTAGTGTGGAAGGTGTAGCTGTTGAAAGTTGCTCGCTTCAATCCTTCGTGCACCCATATCGGAAGGAGGCAAAGGATGCACGAACCGCCTTAATTTTCTTGAGAAATTCGCCAACCGCATTCCGCGAGCCGGAATAACTGTCTGCTCATATATCTGCATGCGTATTCTGCATCTCTCATACTTCAGACATTTCAGTAGAAAGGACGATGAAGTTCGATGAATTTCCCATACGTGACAGTTCACATTTTATGCAGCAAATATCCGCTGTCGACATGTCCTGCACAGAGAAACATATCACTCCTATCGAGGCTCGTGATGAACGTGATGATATAATGGACTGCGGACTATAGACCTTTttcatccgcgatgtggcagcactgcgttcatgaccccagagaacttccggtcagccatttACGAGAGTCATGTTAGCCCCCcaaaaaagaagtattttgccGCATACTACACTGCAGGCTCAcattcttgatgttttcagaaAACAGAACGTGCGCAATGCACCGAACTTAAGTgcggcctttttttttgttgcacttaacAATACAATTCATTGTCAAATACTCCAACTCCCCAACAAAGctggtgccagctggagggtaCTGTAAGTTTAGAGGCCAATGTAACTTCTGTTGCTCCTGacggcttaaccggaagtcttccgGGAACTCTGTAAGCATGAAAAAGGTCATATGGAAAAGTAGTTCATGTTTCCTGTTCTATTCAGTTTCCCTTGCAAACCACACCTTGTGCGATGTAAGCCCGCACCATGAAAAATAGCTGCGTATTTATGTTTTGAGGTTTCTCCTACAGTATTCAATGGCATTATTTTCATCAGATTCAGTAAAATATTCTATGAACTGGCAGCCTCAACGAACACTCCGAAATTTCCCCAGAGACTATGTCACCGGTAGAACTGCATTGAAATGCTGGAGTAGCAGCCCATCTAAATCCGCTATAAGCGCCAAACTCCATCACTCTCTGCGCACCGCATTTAAACACTTCCGGAAGCCTGTTGCCGTGCGCTATGGCCCAGGGCCGCTTTCTTTTTGTCCTGTTTGTCAGCTTTGCTCTCAGCTGTGATGGCTTGGCGCACTCTGTGATCGCTTATACCACCTATTTGCTGCAGTTCTCTGCTACCGTATACTTACAGCGCACAACATAATTTCACACCACCAGCTATAGCGTCCTTGTAATGGCAGGTGAGATCATCACCGGCCCTGGAAACCGCACACCTACTCCGGCTTGAATTTTTGGCCCTTCCGAGTTACTGAGTAAGTCATTACTTGCACAGAATTGTTCCAAAATACGTGCGCTGCAAACTGCCATTCTCTATTCTAAATTTCTATAAATTAATTTAGAGTTCTTCCAAGTGCATTAGCGAAGAAAGTTTTCACTTTGCGCACCAATTATACGTTGGTCGGCAGCAAGATCTTATCGATTACTTACAATATTTGTTAATAAATTGCCTGTCTCTCGCTGTTATGCCAGTTAGTAGCTCAGTCAATTCTGGCTAATCGAACTTGCAGAAAACTCCCAAAATTTAAACTGGCGTAAACAGGCCTGGTAAGGGTaacatttttcatatttcgcactACGACCTTGAAAATGCTGCCCCTTACCAACCAGCGGGTGCGATGAAAGATATTCATTTTATATAGATGTATCCATGAAAGTGGTAGTAGCGGATATATTCGAAACTAGGAAATTGGTTCTAAAATGTTTCGGCAAGAATGCGACTGCCCGTTCTTGCGTTTAAGTGCTTGTTACCGCGATCGTTGTACGCTGTTCACGAGAAACACGTAAATGACATTGTTAGAAGTAAGATCGGCAAGAAACAATGGACGGGCCTCCGGTTTAGACAAATGCCCCTTGTACTTTCTGAACCACAGCGAATGAGCGCACAGAGCTGTGTTACTCTAGGCAAAATGGTAAGAGCGAACGTTTTGAACAAATACTACTAGTCTTGCGGTCAATTAACCGACACGAGAAGTGTTTGACCGTAAGTGACAGCACTGATTTCTTAAAGCGATACCTTTCTTTGGCCTTTCCCCCTACTTCTACAGTGTATGTTAGTTTGTGACCGTTTACGTGACCTTGACACGCGCAAAGTTAATAAGTGTTAACTAGGACAACAATTTCTTTTGCAGCAAATTTTGAGGACATATTCCTCAAAACTGCGCTCTAAATTTCAGGCTCATTTTGTCCCCAAGCAGCACCCATCTGTGTCACGTACATTTTCTTTTCTGAACAATGCAATTGCTACCTTCTTGACAAGAACCATATGTCACGCTGATATGTGAATGTCATTCGTGACCTGCAGATACCGGGCAAGTGAcgttaaaaaaattaagaaaagcaTAGCAAATAGATGAATAACGCTGAGGAAATACCAGCTCCACAGGGTACAAATTTTTCTTAGTGTGCTGCTAAGCACAGAAATTCTGCTAAATGGATATTAGTCCATTACTTTTCGGCTTCCATTCCTGAAATGGGAAGTGTTCTGTAAAATGATTAAATAGAAGTTTAATTAGTGAAATGCTAAATTTAGATATCACTCTTAAACTTGTCTCACAAGTGGTGTCTTATACTTCTTCAAGCAGTCCACCAGATCTGACAGAATTGCAGTGCACCAGGAAAGGTTTTCCATAAGTCTGTTTCTATTAAATTAGATAACCAAATACAGTAAGCTCGAATAGCAGTATTTCGCTAACGCAGTTAACCATCCTTAACCCGCTTTACTTGCGCTATATAAAATTTGGCGTCTTCATTGGGCTGTGGTAACTCTGGTAA
This Dermacentor albipictus isolate Rhodes 1998 colony chromosome 1, USDA_Dalb.pri_finalv2, whole genome shotgun sequence DNA region includes the following protein-coding sequences:
- the LOC135904809 gene encoding G-protein coupled receptor dmsr-1-like codes for the protein MAEVLNVSSMLQIADSLYLDEENLSLTETNLSGPFAGFDVFEEEELPYHGAELGRFHAWYTSHLHGYLSMTVCVFGILANVLNIIVLTQRNMVSPTNGILTGLAVADMLVIATYLPYTITTHVMPPARTQSFGTAVFILVHAHVSVVFHTVSTWLTVTLAVWRFLAVSFPASSKEWCSMQRARWAIVSVYVSCALCCLPVYLSFTVHQAGTPQEPSYKVDFSNITRANGAFLQNLNFWTYSVLMKLVPCVALTGLSLGLLRVLYEAKARKRRLRRGASGHSGHGGSSEEARDRTTRMLLAVLLLFLVTEFPSGIAALLSGILGDDFFLHVYMNFGEVMDILALVNSAVNFILYCSMSRQFRKAFAALFTPRIMAKWFPLTSEPPNSTYATTCV